The DNA region AATATCGGACAAATGGACAAATCGAGGCGAAACGACGTGGAGGATACCAAAAGCCGACAATAGTTAACGAACATCTATCGTTTATCCAGTTTTTGGTTGAGGGAAAAAATGATTTGTTACTCAGAGAATTATGCGATCGCTATGCAGAACATACAGGGATAAATGTGAGTATCACAACAATGCACCGTGCTGTAGAAAAATTAGGCTTACGTGTAAAAAAAAAAGTCTTTATGCCAGCGAGCAAGATAGCCCACGAGTGCAAGAGCTAAGGCACGATTATCGGCGAAGTTTAGATAAAATTGATGTCCGAAACCTCTTATTTGTCGATGAAGCCGGATTAAATTTATCAATGACAAGGTTGTTCGCCAGAGCAGTAGATGGCGAAAGAGCAGTTGGTAGTATTCCTGGAAATAAAGGTGGAAAAGTTTCTTTAGTGGGTGCTTTGAACCTTGATGGACTGGTTGCAGCAATGACCGTGCCAGGAAGCATAAATACTGAGGCATTTGTTATTTATGTCACTCAAGTCTTAGCACCTCAGTTGTGGAAAGGAGCTATTGTAGTCATGGATAACCTGAAAGTTCATCACGCCGAACGTGTCAAAATTGCAATTGAGTCTGTCGGTGCAAAAGTCAAGTTTTTGCCCCCCTACTCTCCAGATTTATCTCCTATAGAATTATGTTGGTCGAAACTCAAGCAATTTCTCCGTTCCTGTGAAGCACGCACGCTCGAATCACTCGACCAAGCAATGGCTCTTGCTGTCAATTACATTACCGAAGAAGATGCCTTCGGTTGGTTCAATCACTGTGGTCTATTTACCTGAAAATTGCTGTAAATATCTGCCCATTAAAAAATAGATTTCAACTTATAAATATAGCTGAAATTCCGACCTTTTTTTGTAAGTTCTCTCAATTAATAATCTTTACCTCCCCTCGAATTTTGACATTTTTAACTAGAATTTCCTTTTGTGAGCGGGATATATTCGGCAAGAATAAATAAGAAAAACTCCGACCAACTTTTAAACCAAATAAATTTTAATAAGGTACGAATATCATTAAAAAAACTAGTCCGAGTTGCTAATAGCTCACGAACTTTTTGATAAGTATAATTAACTAAATCTAAAACAGTATGGAATAAAAAAGCTAGTAAATTTAAAGACAATAAAAATTCGCACAGATGATTTTGACCATGACCAAAGTTATGCTCTAAATTGTAACCGTGATTTTTTAGAACGTTATTACCTTCATTCTCAACTTTCCACCTACTGCGTCCAGCTTTGACAATTTCCTCAACATTATTGAGAGTGATTTTATGATTAGTGATCCAATTATTTCTGTAGATAATTTTCTGTGTTTTCTCATTAATAACAGTTACTTCACACCAATTAGCTTCAAGACTTGAGTCTCCATCTCGTAGCGGAACTCTAGAAGCATAACGATAACGATAAATTAGATTTTTTCGCCCATCCCATTGTTTCTTTTCAACAGTTGTAACTTCTCCACTTCTTTCTAAGAATTCTAGCCATTCATATAAAGTTTTGTGTGACGTTTCTAGGCAAACAAAAATGAAATTATAACCTTGTTTTAGTGCTAATTGACAAATAGGTTGCCGAGAATACAAGTCATCTCCTAAAATGGTTACAGGATAGCCATACTTATTTTGATGATTCTTATTTAACCATCTTTTAACAGCCGCATTTTCACAATCTTATTTTTGATGCCCATCTTGTTTTTTAATAAATTCTGGTTCGTAGTTTTTCACTTGTTTTTGATTAGGAGAAACCATAACAGGTGTGACACAGCCATGAAAATAAGTTGTAGTTCCATTTCGATGATGACGACAATTACAATGAGAGCAATTAATTTTCTTAGATGAGAAATATTCTGTGCCATCTAAGGCGATTAAAATTTCTCCATCTAAGTAGAGAAACTTTTTCAAAACTCCATTTAACTTTAACCATTGATAGACTTTTTCAAAAGAATTAAATATTCTGGTAGCAGGAACTGGATCTAACAAATTTCTTATTTGATTATCACTGGGAATTATCTCAATTGAAAATAAA from Nostoc commune NIES-4072 includes:
- a CDS encoding helix-turn-helix domain-containing protein, with protein sequence MPVSYSKDLRERVIRAWEAKEGSQRQLAQRFKVSLSFVRNLLRQYRTNGQIEAKRRGGYQKPTIVNEHLSFIQFLVEGKNDLLLRELCDRYAEHTGINVSITTMHRAVEKLGLRVKKKVFMPASKIAHECKS
- a CDS encoding IS630 family transposase, whose protein sequence is MRLTCKKKSLYASEQDSPRVQELRHDYRRSLDKIDVRNLLFVDEAGLNLSMTRLFARAVDGERAVGSIPGNKGGKVSLVGALNLDGLVAAMTVPGSINTEAFVIYVTQVLAPQLWKGAIVVMDNLKVHHAERVKIAIESVGAKVKFLPPYSPDLSPIELCWSKLKQFLRSCEARTLESLDQAMALAVNYITEEDAFGWFNHCGLFT